A genomic region of Zea mays cultivar B73 chromosome 6, Zm-B73-REFERENCE-NAM-5.0, whole genome shotgun sequence contains the following coding sequences:
- the LOC103631131 gene encoding uncharacterized protein → MDSLGAIVVCTYLRSRDLFTTKFRLFLYQGNIANYLSLAEVDSIYLPIPVNFIFIGFDGNGRHEFKLGPEELERWFTKIDHIFEHTRIPLVGEVLTPFYKTTVKKLHHYDLPLISHVNHNFSVHAIHMGEDVLSVFEHAIKVLSCKDDLVDSRYVVSEYPLFPFCSSSGSVPD, encoded by the exons ATGGATAGTCTAGGTGCTATTGTTGTGTGTACTTATTTAAGAAGCAGAGATCTTTTCACTACTAAATTTCGTCTTTTCTTATACCAAGGTAATATTGCAAACTATTTGAGCCTGGCAGAGGTTGATTCCATATATCTTCCGATCCCTGTGAACTTCATCTTTATTGGATTTGATGGAAATGGACGGCATG AGTTTAAGTTGGGGCCTGAAGAACTGGAGCGCTGGTTTACAAAAATAGATCACATATTTGAGCACACAAGAATCCCTCTAGTTGGTGAAGTTCTTACCCCGTTCTATAAGACTACTGTTAAGAAACTTCATCATTATGATCTTCCTTTAATCAGCCATGTGAACCACAA TTTCTCTGTGCATGCCATACACATGGGAGAAGATGTCTTATCTGTTTTTGAGCATGCTATAAAAGTTCTATCCTGTAAAGATGATCTCGTGGATTCCAGGTATGTTGTTTCTGAATACCCATTGTTTCCATTCTGTTCATCCTCTGGTTCG GTACCAGACTGA